A genomic window from Acinetobacter lwoffii includes:
- the minD gene encoding septum site-determining protein MinD gives MAKIVVVTSGKGGVGKTTTSASFATGLALRGHKTVVIDFDVGLRNLDLIMGCERRVVYDFVNVLNNEARLQQALIRDKDIENLYILPASQTRDKDALTDEGVARVMDELSQEFDYIICDSPAGIERGAILAMYHADEAIIVTNPEISSVRDSDRIIGMLDSKTKKVEQNEGRIRKHLCITRFNPERADKQEMLTIDDISKDILRVPTLGVIPECPSVLQASNEGKPVILFTEASAGQAYDDLVARFLGEERPYRHIEVKPKGWLARLFGA, from the coding sequence GTGGCGAAAATTGTTGTCGTAACATCAGGCAAAGGTGGTGTAGGTAAAACTACAACAAGTGCATCTTTTGCAACAGGTTTAGCCCTACGTGGTCACAAAACTGTTGTTATTGATTTTGATGTAGGTTTACGTAACCTTGATTTGATTATGGGCTGTGAACGCCGTGTAGTTTATGATTTTGTGAATGTTTTAAATAACGAAGCACGATTACAACAAGCACTGATTCGCGATAAAGATATTGAGAATTTATATATTTTACCTGCTTCCCAAACACGTGATAAAGATGCCTTAACCGATGAGGGTGTAGCACGTGTAATGGATGAGCTTTCGCAGGAATTTGACTATATTATTTGTGATTCACCTGCCGGTATCGAGCGTGGTGCCATTCTGGCCATGTACCATGCGGATGAAGCGATCATTGTGACCAACCCTGAAATTTCTTCAGTCCGTGACTCTGACCGTATCATTGGTATGCTCGATAGCAAAACAAAAAAAGTAGAACAAAACGAAGGTCGCATTCGTAAGCATCTGTGTATTACCCGTTTCAATCCGGAACGTGCCGATAAACAGGAAATGCTAACGATTGATGATATTTCTAAGGATATTTTACGTGTACCGACCTTGGGCGTTATTCCTGAGTGTCCAAGCGTTTTACAGGCATCGAATGAAGGTAAGCCGGTGATTCTTTTCACTGAAGCTTCTGCAGGTCAGGCCTATGATGATCTGGTTGCGCGTTTCCTTGGCGAAGAGCGTCCTTACCGTCATATCGAGGTAAAACCTAAGGGCTGGTTAGCACGACTATTTGGAGCGTAG
- the minE gene encoding cell division topological specificity factor MinE encodes MAGFWSKLFSGEDKPSSARTAKDRLKVIVASEQGLGRRLSQDKIDQMKTEIMQVVNRYVRGVDEQHIQMQVRSEANIEMLEMNINLPEER; translated from the coding sequence ATGGCAGGATTCTGGAGTAAACTTTTTAGTGGCGAGGATAAACCATCAAGCGCACGGACTGCTAAAGACCGTTTGAAGGTGATCGTTGCATCCGAACAAGGCTTGGGTCGTCGCTTGAGCCAGGACAAAATTGACCAGATGAAGACTGAAATCATGCAAGTGGTCAATCGTTATGTTCGCGGTGTCGATGAACAGCATATTCAAATGCAGGTCCGTTCTGAAGCCAATATTGAAATGCTTGAAATGAATATCAATTTACCTGAAGAACGATAA
- a CDS encoding PA4642 family protein, which yields MALSQPATFNEEWSDERVFAYLNQLPPAGVNADFHVLYHAFKHMRPFDYERLLTKFVADGRDVNATNPEGQRIHDVIATFPRQSAEFLDVLAKFA from the coding sequence ATGGCATTATCTCAACCAGCGACCTTTAACGAAGAATGGTCAGATGAGCGTGTATTTGCCTACTTGAATCAGCTTCCTCCTGCAGGTGTTAATGCTGATTTTCACGTGCTCTATCATGCTTTCAAGCATATGCGTCCATTTGATTATGAACGCCTGTTGACGAAATTTGTCGCTGATGGCCGTGATGTCAATGCAACCAATCCGGAAGGACAACGGATTCATGACGTGATTGCCACTTTCCCGCGTCAAAGTGCCGAGTTTCTGGATGTATTGGCAAAATTTGCCTGA
- a CDS encoding DNA translocase FtsK: MTAVSSAYAQRLVMTLFLVSFGIYLFLATVTYTPFDPGWMHISSDTQTVSNASGVAGAWIADLLFGFLGWASLLIPVYLFMEAIQVWWPRSFLNRPFRYAAQFFLLLTTSALLFLFWQVPADTLDNSSGGIIGYELGQSLEQLLTVYGAAFFLLVLWVVLFTLAFGVKWNKTWSSLKATPAYLQDLFYRNVPEGMSDFDRTAPVAKKEPVISAKKVAVAVTPAPEHQLVEIDPVVRDQVAERLFDDFADKESQQPQFYEDIPEAEQQAPEPVETFKQVQQVPQQPDRVVATGEVWRALHSNEDQRHKQDIDALLKAAEEEQLNSPVSHITAPQPVAAQTHAHTRTASAPHTGLDWDDDEIFDELLAAVPQGKTATDVHSPFNTAPAEKTARIVEDMTNVAPVMASMTTAHVVKNSALQADLDDLGDLLIEEDEPSQPVRASSYAQSSAFVQAPIQHQGIEQPVSPPSATHAAVREALSKEEFVEAWQETAGKPQDEDEFDFDAPLTDASGRPMSRAMQVVERRKDLSPLPGLDLLDEVDPNKKVNFTEEQLARLSELLEIKLQEFNVKAKVVEAQPGPVVTRFELDLAPGVKASKVTNISRDLARSMSMASVRVVEVIPGKPYIGIEVPNSTREMVRLIELLTIPAFTDPNSILSMAMGKDISGNPVIADLGKAPHMLVAGTTGSGKSVAVNSMILSMLLKYTPDELRLILIDPKQLELANYNDIPHLLTPVVTDMKDAVSALNWCVNEMERRYKLMSFLKIRKLSDYNRKVEEAIANGEDLIDPTWKASDSVVGERAPRLTPLPSIVIVADEFADMIMQVGKKAEEMITRLAQKSRAAGIHLLLATQRPSVDVITGLIKANIPTRVALRVNSKIDSRTILDAGGAEDLLGHGDMLFLGPGKIEPERVHGAFIADDEVNRICDAWRERGSPNYVDEILTPFDEEPSSRGFEDGGEGSSDRDALYDQCVAFVLETRKASTSSLQRKFSLGYNRAARIIDQMEENGIVSGMGANGKREILV; the protein is encoded by the coding sequence ATGACAGCGGTGTCGAGTGCCTATGCACAGCGCTTAGTAATGACATTATTTTTAGTCTCATTTGGGATTTATCTGTTTCTTGCAACAGTGACCTATACGCCATTTGATCCGGGGTGGATGCATATCTCCAGTGATACGCAGACGGTTTCGAATGCCAGTGGGGTAGCGGGTGCCTGGATTGCAGACCTTTTGTTTGGCTTCCTTGGTTGGGCAAGTCTGCTGATCCCTGTCTATCTGTTTATGGAAGCGATTCAGGTCTGGTGGCCGCGTAGCTTCCTGAACCGGCCATTTCGCTATGCTGCGCAATTCTTCCTGTTGCTGACCACCTCAGCGCTGTTGTTTTTATTTTGGCAAGTCCCTGCTGATACGCTGGATAATTCTTCCGGCGGTATTATTGGCTATGAATTAGGCCAGAGTCTGGAACAACTGCTGACAGTATACGGTGCAGCATTCTTCCTGCTGGTGCTTTGGGTGGTGCTATTTACCTTGGCGTTTGGGGTGAAATGGAACAAGACCTGGAGCAGCCTCAAAGCAACCCCTGCTTATTTACAAGACCTATTCTACCGCAATGTGCCTGAAGGCATGTCTGATTTTGACCGGACTGCACCTGTCGCCAAAAAAGAGCCAGTCATTAGTGCAAAAAAAGTAGCGGTTGCAGTAACACCTGCGCCTGAGCATCAACTGGTAGAAATAGATCCGGTGGTGCGCGATCAGGTGGCTGAACGCTTATTTGATGATTTTGCCGATAAAGAATCACAACAACCGCAGTTTTATGAGGATATTCCTGAGGCTGAGCAGCAGGCTCCTGAGCCAGTCGAGACATTTAAGCAAGTACAGCAAGTGCCTCAACAGCCGGATCGTGTGGTAGCGACAGGCGAGGTGTGGCGTGCCTTACATTCAAATGAAGATCAGCGCCATAAACAGGATATTGATGCCTTACTCAAAGCAGCCGAAGAAGAACAGCTTAATTCTCCAGTCTCACATATAACCGCTCCTCAACCTGTTGCAGCACAGACTCATGCTCATACCAGAACCGCATCGGCTCCGCATACAGGCCTGGACTGGGATGATGATGAAATCTTTGATGAACTTCTGGCTGCAGTTCCGCAAGGCAAAACTGCGACCGATGTGCATAGTCCATTCAATACAGCGCCAGCCGAAAAGACGGCAAGAATTGTAGAAGACATGACCAATGTTGCACCTGTCATGGCGTCTATGACAACGGCACATGTCGTGAAAAATAGCGCATTACAGGCCGATCTGGATGACCTGGGTGATTTACTGATTGAAGAAGATGAGCCAAGCCAACCAGTACGTGCATCAAGCTATGCCCAATCTTCTGCTTTTGTTCAGGCACCAATTCAGCATCAGGGTATAGAGCAACCAGTATCTCCTCCTTCTGCAACTCATGCAGCAGTACGCGAGGCTTTATCTAAAGAAGAATTTGTAGAAGCCTGGCAAGAAACGGCTGGTAAACCACAAGATGAAGACGAGTTTGATTTTGATGCTCCTTTAACTGATGCTTCAGGCCGTCCGATGTCACGTGCCATGCAGGTGGTGGAGCGCCGAAAAGATTTATCACCGCTTCCAGGTCTGGATTTACTGGATGAAGTCGATCCGAATAAAAAAGTGAATTTTACTGAAGAGCAGCTGGCACGTTTATCTGAATTGCTTGAAATCAAGTTGCAAGAATTCAACGTCAAAGCCAAAGTGGTAGAAGCACAGCCAGGCCCAGTCGTGACACGTTTTGAACTGGATCTGGCGCCAGGGGTAAAAGCCTCTAAAGTGACGAATATTTCGCGTGATTTGGCACGTTCGATGTCGATGGCATCGGTGCGTGTGGTTGAAGTCATTCCGGGCAAACCGTATATCGGAATTGAAGTACCAAACAGTACCCGTGAAATGGTCCGTTTGATCGAACTTTTGACCATTCCAGCCTTTACTGATCCGAATAGCATCCTCTCCATGGCAATGGGTAAGGATATTTCCGGTAATCCGGTGATTGCTGATCTGGGTAAAGCGCCGCATATGCTGGTGGCAGGAACCACAGGTTCCGGTAAATCGGTGGCGGTCAACTCGATGATTCTATCGATGTTGCTGAAATATACACCGGATGAATTGCGTCTTATTCTGATCGATCCGAAGCAGCTGGAACTGGCGAACTATAACGATATTCCACATTTATTGACGCCTGTAGTTACCGATATGAAAGATGCGGTCAGCGCATTGAACTGGTGTGTCAATGAAATGGAACGTCGTTATAAACTGATGTCTTTCCTGAAAATCCGTAAACTAAGCGACTATAACCGCAAGGTGGAAGAGGCGATTGCCAATGGTGAAGACCTGATCGATCCAACCTGGAAAGCCAGCGATTCTGTTGTGGGTGAACGTGCGCCGCGTTTGACGCCATTGCCTTCCATTGTGATTGTCGCGGATGAGTTCGCGGATATGATCATGCAGGTCGGTAAGAAAGCTGAAGAGATGATTACCCGTCTGGCACAAAAATCACGTGCTGCCGGTATTCACCTGTTGCTTGCGACCCAACGTCCATCGGTGGACGTGATCACCGGTTTGATCAAAGCCAATATTCCAACACGTGTCGCGCTACGGGTTAACTCCAAGATCGACTCGCGTACTATTCTGGATGCGGGTGGTGCAGAGGACTTGCTCGGTCACGGTGACATGCTATTCCTCGGCCCGGGTAAAATCGAACCTGAGCGTGTACATGGTGCCTTTATTGCCGATGACGAAGTCAACCGGATCTGCGATGCATGGCGTGAACGTGGTTCACCAAATTATGTCGACGAGATCCTGACACCATTTGATGAAGAACCATCCAGCCGTGGTTTTGAAGATGGTGGTGAGGGCAGTTCAGACCGTGATGCACTGTATGACCAGTGTGTAGCTTTTGTTTTGGAAACCCGTAAGGCTTCTACTTCATCCTTGCAACGTAAATTCAGTCTGGGCTATAACCGTGCTGCACGGATCATTGACCAGATGGAAGAAAACGGCATTGTCAGCGGTATGGGTGCCAATGGTAAACGCGAGATTCTGGTTTAA
- the trxB gene encoding thioredoxin-disulfide reductase, producing the protein MSARHSRLIILGSGPAGYSAAVYAARANLKPTLIAGLQLGGQLTTTTDVDNWPGDPEGLTGPALMERMQAHAERFGTEIVYDHINEVDLSQRPFVLKGDMEEFTCDALIICTGATAQYLGLESEAAYMGQGVSACATCDGFFYKNQKVMVVGGGNTAVEEALYLSNIASHVTLVHRRDSLRSEKILQDHLFAKEKEGKISIIWNHQVDEVLGDAQSGVTSVRLKSTQDDSTQNVDVTGMFVAIGHKPNSTMFEGQLELRDGYIQVQSGTAGNATQTSVPGVFAAGDIADSIYRQAITSAGSGCMAALDAEKYLDAMGKLD; encoded by the coding sequence ATGAGCGCACGTCACTCACGACTGATTATTTTAGGTTCTGGCCCTGCAGGCTATAGCGCAGCAGTATATGCAGCGCGTGCAAACTTGAAACCTACCCTGATTGCAGGCTTGCAACTGGGCGGTCAGCTGACCACGACGACTGACGTCGATAACTGGCCGGGTGATCCCGAAGGTTTGACTGGTCCAGCATTGATGGAACGTATGCAGGCACATGCAGAGCGTTTTGGCACTGAAATCGTGTATGACCATATCAATGAAGTGGATCTTAGCCAGCGCCCCTTCGTGTTAAAAGGCGATATGGAAGAATTCACCTGTGATGCCCTGATTATCTGTACCGGTGCAACTGCCCAATACCTCGGTCTGGAATCTGAAGCAGCCTATATGGGTCAAGGTGTCAGTGCTTGCGCAACCTGTGATGGTTTCTTCTATAAAAACCAGAAAGTCATGGTTGTAGGTGGTGGTAATACCGCTGTTGAAGAAGCGTTGTACTTATCCAATATTGCGTCTCACGTGACTCTGGTTCACCGTCGTGATTCACTACGTTCTGAAAAAATCTTGCAAGATCATTTATTTGCCAAAGAAAAAGAAGGCAAGATCAGCATTATCTGGAACCATCAAGTCGATGAAGTACTCGGTGACGCACAATCTGGCGTGACCTCGGTTCGTCTTAAATCAACTCAAGATGACTCTACTCAAAACGTCGATGTGACGGGTATGTTTGTGGCGATTGGTCACAAGCCAAATAGCACCATGTTTGAAGGCCAGTTAGAGCTTCGTGACGGTTATATCCAGGTACAAAGCGGTACTGCAGGTAATGCAACCCAAACTTCGGTACCGGGTGTATTTGCAGCCGGTGATATTGCGGACAGCATTTACCGTCAGGCCATTACTTCTGCCGGTTCAGGCTGTATGGCTGCGCTTGATGCAGAAAAATATCTTGATGCGATGGGCAAACTAGACTAA
- the aat gene encoding leucyl/phenylalanyl-tRNA--protein transferase: MSLLPPSEFIFPNPVEVDPEGEGLICIGADLSPSTLYEAYMHGLFPWFSEGDPICWWSPEPRCIIRPEDYHPSKSLLRNMKKQDYKITVNHAFERVIRSCSLPRAYADDTWISEDIIAGYCDMFDAGYGYSIEVWDEDRVVGGLYGVTIGQGCFGESMFSTQTDVSKMAFYTLMLIGQENKLSWIDCQLVNDHLLSLGACTISRQAYLNSLQDIVKKPAIDWKKYQEGVFSSKTIAQNARLSE, encoded by the coding sequence ATGTCTTTACTTCCTCCCTCAGAATTCATTTTTCCCAATCCGGTCGAGGTTGATCCTGAAGGTGAAGGACTGATTTGTATTGGTGCAGACCTCTCCCCTTCCACACTTTATGAAGCCTATATGCATGGATTATTTCCATGGTTTTCAGAAGGTGATCCGATTTGCTGGTGGAGTCCGGAACCACGCTGCATTATTCGCCCCGAAGATTATCATCCTAGCAAATCCCTGCTACGTAATATGAAAAAGCAGGACTATAAGATTACGGTCAATCATGCTTTTGAAAGAGTGATTCGTTCCTGTTCATTGCCTCGTGCTTATGCAGACGACACCTGGATCAGTGAAGATATTATCGCAGGCTATTGCGACATGTTTGACGCAGGATATGGCTATAGCATTGAGGTCTGGGATGAAGATCGCGTCGTCGGTGGACTTTATGGTGTGACCATCGGTCAAGGCTGTTTTGGTGAATCCATGTTTAGTACGCAAACCGATGTTTCTAAAATGGCTTTCTATACTTTAATGCTGATTGGACAGGAAAATAAACTATCCTGGATCGACTGCCAACTGGTCAACGATCATCTGTTAAGCCTGGGTGCCTGCACAATTTCTCGCCAAGCTTATCTTAATTCTTTACAAGATATTGTAAAAAAGCCTGCTATCGATTGGAAAAAGTATCAGGAAGGTGTATTTTCAAGTAAAACAATAGCGCAAAACGCGCGCTTAAGTGAATGA
- a CDS encoding arginyltransferase has translation MNSYQPKALLNDLQYYITPPHDCSYLPNKSARMVFLDPAHRIDVVTLSELSRTGFRRSGDFVYRPECHLCRQCLSSRVPVAEFRMNSSQKKAWKRNQDLVMKITSPEHAGDLHYALYERYINERHSDGDMFPPTRDQFEKFLLQSCADSFFLELWQDERLISVSTCDLLDDGISAVYTFFDPDENRRSLGAFAILKQIEHAQKLGLQFIYLGYWVPHSSKMNYKSQYLPLELLIDGQWRRLNHALSATEIQQLGNSLMTTLPSGWNHQIIK, from the coding sequence ATGAACTCTTATCAGCCAAAGGCCCTACTGAACGATTTACAGTATTATATTACGCCGCCGCATGATTGTAGCTATTTGCCCAACAAGTCGGCGCGCATGGTTTTTCTGGATCCTGCACATCGAATTGATGTAGTCACTTTATCGGAACTGTCACGTACCGGTTTCCGCCGCAGTGGTGATTTCGTCTATCGACCCGAATGTCATCTGTGTCGTCAATGTCTGTCTTCGCGTGTACCCGTTGCTGAATTCCGCATGAACAGTTCACAAAAAAAAGCCTGGAAACGGAATCAGGACCTGGTGATGAAAATTACCAGTCCAGAGCACGCCGGTGATCTACATTATGCGCTGTATGAACGCTATATTAATGAACGCCACTCAGATGGCGACATGTTCCCACCCACTCGGGATCAGTTCGAAAAATTTTTATTACAAAGCTGTGCCGACAGCTTCTTTCTAGAATTATGGCAAGATGAGCGTCTAATCAGTGTTTCAACCTGTGACTTGCTGGATGATGGCATTTCTGCCGTCTATACCTTCTTTGACCCAGATGAAAATCGTCGTTCACTCGGTGCTTTTGCAATCTTGAAACAGATTGAACATGCACAAAAGCTGGGCTTGCAATTTATCTATCTGGGTTATTGGGTGCCGCATTCTAGCAAAATGAATTACAAATCTCAGTATCTGCCACTGGAACTCTTGATCGATGGACAATGGCGACGTTTAAATCATGCATTGAGTGCCACGGAGATTCAGCAATTGGGAAACTCATTAATGACGACCTTACCCAGCGGATGGAATCACCAGATTATTAAATAA
- the rimI gene encoding ribosomal protein S18-alanine N-acetyltransferase: MIRLMQAADVEVVAKIEKSVQSHPWTLKQFEDAVTAYQSTVIEVKGQVVGFCILQPVLDEANLLLMAIDPAQQGQGLGYQLLEASVAMLKNNPVQIFLEVRESNLAAIKLYEKSGFHQIDLRKNYYPNSNGSREHAIIMVKACTDDFASLFK; encoded by the coding sequence ATGATTCGTTTAATGCAAGCAGCGGATGTAGAAGTCGTTGCAAAGATTGAAAAATCAGTTCAATCACATCCCTGGACTTTAAAACAGTTCGAAGATGCTGTAACAGCTTATCAAAGTACCGTGATTGAAGTAAAAGGGCAGGTGGTCGGATTTTGTATTTTACAACCGGTGCTGGATGAAGCCAATTTATTGCTCATGGCGATTGATCCGGCACAGCAAGGTCAGGGCTTGGGCTATCAGTTGCTGGAGGCTTCAGTGGCGATGCTAAAAAATAATCCGGTGCAGATTTTCCTGGAAGTGCGCGAGAGTAATCTGGCTGCGATCAAGCTGTATGAAAAATCAGGCTTTCATCAGATTGATCTGCGCAAGAATTATTATCCTAACAGTAACGGAAGCCGTGAACATGCCATCATTATGGTAAAAGCATGTACGGATGATTTTGCTAGTCTATTTAAATAA
- a CDS encoding metal-dependent hydrolase gives MNAKVNITNRAGASFPVRRMNFDFDAVPEYWMNGSAGLTHFMTALSALFPAGEKFFIDSVRAVRNHPAIANNEALQKEISAFIGQEAMHTHEHIGFNASAQKHGHDVETLDRYTDKVIQTTRKVMAKLGKPVGITQEMVDLTATTALEHFTATIASQLLTNSHIQELMTDETMKTMWLWHAIEENEHKAVAHDVFEGVFGKGLKAYALRTSSLVIAMATLFVVQSYFLARLLKQDQQFNLESLKAIYTYAYSPSKGVITGMAKEMLMYFKPGFHPNDHYTDQLLATWKAKLGL, from the coding sequence ATGAATGCGAAAGTAAATATTACCAATCGTGCGGGTGCTAGTTTTCCGGTTCGTCGCATGAACTTTGATTTTGATGCTGTACCGGAATATTGGATGAATGGTTCAGCAGGTCTCACTCATTTTATGACCGCATTATCTGCGCTATTTCCAGCAGGTGAAAAGTTTTTTATAGATTCAGTCCGCGCGGTACGTAACCATCCTGCAATTGCCAATAATGAAGCATTACAAAAAGAAATTTCTGCTTTTATTGGTCAGGAAGCCATGCATACTCACGAGCATATCGGCTTTAATGCTTCTGCGCAAAAACATGGGCATGATGTCGAGACGCTTGATCGTTATACCGATAAAGTCATTCAAACGACACGTAAAGTCATGGCTAAACTGGGTAAGCCTGTGGGAATTACCCAAGAAATGGTAGATTTGACTGCAACTACGGCACTTGAGCATTTCACTGCAACCATTGCCTCACAGCTTTTGACCAATAGCCACATTCAGGAATTGATGACAGATGAAACCATGAAAACCATGTGGTTATGGCATGCTATCGAGGAAAATGAACATAAGGCAGTTGCACATGATGTCTTTGAAGGAGTTTTTGGCAAAGGCCTAAAAGCCTATGCACTGCGTACTTCATCCTTGGTCATCGCAATGGCAACCTTATTTGTGGTGCAAAGCTATTTCCTCGCCCGTTTGCTTAAACAGGATCAGCAGTTTAATCTTGAGTCCTTAAAAGCCATTTATACCTATGCCTATAGTCCTTCTAAAGGTGTCATTACCGGTATGGCGAAAGAAATGCTGATGTATTTTAAACCGGGATTCCATCCGAATGATCATTATACAGATCAACTGTTGGCGACTTGGAAAGCTAAATTGGGTTTGTGA
- the tuf gene encoding elongation factor Tu — protein MAKAKFERNKPHVNVGTIGHVDHGKTTLTAAIATVCAKKFGGEAKDYAAIDSAPEEKARGITINTSHVEYDSPTRHYAHVDCPGHADYVKNMITGAAQMDGAILVCAATDGPMPQTREHILLSRQVGVPYIVVFLNKCDLVDDEELLELVEMEVRELLSTYDFPGDDTPVIRGSALLALNGDDSQYGEPAVVALVEALDSYIPEPERAIDLPFLMPIEDVFSISGRGTVVTGRVETGIVKVGESVEIVGIRDTQTTTVTGVEMFRKLLDEGRAGENCGVLLRGTKREDVQRGQVLTKPGAIKPHTKFDAEVYVLSKEEGGRHTPFLNGYRPQFYFRTTDVTGAIALKEGVEMVMPGDNVEMSVELIHPIAMDPGLRFAIREGGRTVGAGVVAKVTA, from the coding sequence ATGGCTAAGGCTAAGTTTGAACGTAATAAGCCACACGTTAACGTGGGCACAATTGGTCACGTTGACCATGGTAAAACAACTTTAACAGCTGCAATTGCAACTGTATGTGCGAAGAAATTCGGTGGCGAAGCGAAAGACTACGCTGCAATCGACTCTGCACCAGAAGAAAAAGCACGTGGTATTACAATTAATACTTCACACGTAGAATACGATTCTCCAACTCGTCACTACGCTCACGTAGACTGCCCGGGCCACGCCGATTATGTTAAAAACATGATTACTGGTGCTGCTCAGATGGACGGCGCGATCCTTGTATGTGCTGCGACTGATGGTCCTATGCCACAGACTCGTGAACACATCCTGCTTTCTCGTCAGGTAGGTGTACCTTACATCGTTGTATTCTTGAACAAATGCGACCTTGTAGACGACGAAGAGCTTCTTGAGCTAGTTGAAATGGAAGTTCGTGAACTTCTTTCTACTTACGACTTCCCGGGTGATGACACTCCAGTAATTCGTGGTTCTGCTCTTCTTGCGCTTAACGGTGATGACAGCCAATACGGCGAGCCAGCTGTAGTTGCGCTTGTTGAAGCACTTGACTCTTACATTCCAGAGCCAGAGCGTGCGATCGACCTTCCATTCCTTATGCCAATTGAAGACGTATTCTCAATCTCTGGTCGTGGTACAGTAGTAACTGGCCGTGTAGAGACTGGTATCGTTAAAGTAGGTGAGTCTGTAGAAATCGTTGGTATCCGTGATACTCAAACTACTACAGTAACTGGCGTAGAAATGTTCCGTAAACTTCTTGACGAAGGTCGTGCGGGCGAGAACTGTGGTGTTCTTCTTCGCGGTACTAAGCGTGAAGACGTACAACGTGGTCAAGTATTGACTAAACCAGGTGCGATCAAGCCGCACACTAAATTCGATGCGGAAGTATACGTACTTTCTAAAGAAGAAGGTGGTCGTCACACTCCATTCCTTAACGGTTACCGTCCACAGTTCTACTTCCGTACTACGGACGTAACTGGTGCGATCGCGCTTAAAGAAGGCGTGGAAATGGTTATGCCTGGTGACAACGTTGAGATGTCAGTAGAGCTAATCCACCCGATCGCAATGGACCCAGGTCTACGTTTTGCGATCCGTGAAGGCGGTCGTACAGTTGGTGCTGGTGTAGTTGCTAAAGTAACTGCATAA